A segment of the Mesotoga infera genome:
CACCTCCAGTCATCGTTAGAGCAAGTAACAAACAGTATATACTACTCGGGTCTTGAGTTGTGTTAATTCAAGTTGACTTAAGGAGTAAAAAGAGAACAACACTAGCCGCAATCGAGAGCAGAGTGACTACCGATATTCTCTTGATGATCCTAGGATACTCGACATTGAAGTATTCGCTAGTCAAAACGAGACACAAGTGAACCGGCGAAAGAAGCACTCCAACAACAGCAAATGTGTAAGCGAGAATCGTCGTGGAAAGTGTCCCGTAACCGTTACCCATACTTAGAATCAGAGGAAGACTCAGCCCCACTCCTGCTTGAGTCACACCGGTCATGAATCCCATAAGAAAGGGCAGAAGAATTACTAGAGTAAGAGGCGGTATTGACCATGACATAAGCTCAGAGCCCATAGACTGGGGAACCTCGGCGATCTCGACCAG
Coding sequences within it:
- a CDS encoding DUF401 family protein; this encodes LVEIAEVPQSMGSELMSWSIPPLTLVILLPFLMGFMTGVTQAGVGLSLPLILSMGNGYGTLSTTILAYTFAVVGVLLSPVHLCLVLTSEYFNVEYPRIIKRISVVTLLSIAASVVLFLLLKST